A segment of the Brevibacterium zhoupengii genome:
GTCCGCGACAACATCGTCCTCGGCATCCTGCCCCGCGTATCCAGGGCCGGAGTGCTGTCGCAGAAGAAGATCGACGAACTCGTCGACACCTACATCGACCGTCTGGGCATCAAGGTTGCTTCGCCGAAACAGCTCATCTCGGAGCTCTCGGGAGGCAACCAGCAGAAGGTCCTCATCGCCAGGTGGCTGGCCACCGAACCAGCAGTCTTCCTCCTCGACGAACCCACCCGTGGAATCGACGTCGGAGCCAAGCAGGAAGTCCAAGCACTCATCGACGAGCTCGCCGATCGAGGGATGGCCGTCGTCCTCATCTCCTCGGAGACAGAAGAACTCGTGGCCGGATCCGAATCCGTCATCGTACTGCGAGATGGTGAGATCAGCGAGATCCTCACCGGCGACGAGGTCGACAACACGCGCCTCCTGCAGTCTCTGGTCTCGGGAGGTCAGGAATGACGACTGCCACAGCCACCACCTCGGCGCCGGTGAAGCGGTCGACCTCGGTGCGCACGTGGATCGCCTCCTACGGTGTCTACCTCGCCCTTGCCCTGCTCGTGATCGTCAACGTCATCATCACCCCGCACTTCCTCACCGTGTCCAATCTGCGCCTCCAGCTGATCCAGACCGCTCCGGTGCTCATCGTCGCCCTGGGGATGGCGATGGTCATCGGCACGAAGGGCATCGATCTCTCCGTCGGCAGCGTCATGGCCCTGTCGGCTGCTGTCATGCCGCTCTACATCGGCTACGGGACGCTGCCGGCGATCATCATCGGCATCGTCGCCGGCGGGCTCAGCGGGCTGATGATCGGCCTCCTCGTGTCCCATTTCGGACTCCAACCGATCGTTGCCACCCTCGCCGTCCTCATCGGCGGACGGGGTCTGGCCAACGTCATCGGCGGTGAGATCAAGAACCTCTCCGATCCCGGCCTCGCGGTCCTGGGCACAGGTTCCCTGCTGGGCGTGCCCTATTCGGTGCTCAGCGCGATCGTGTTCGTCATCGTTGTCGGCTTCTTCATGCGCCGAACCTCGTTCGGAGTCATGATCGAGGCGATCGGCGGCAACAAACGCGCGGCCGAACTTGCCGGCATCCGGATCAAATCGGTGCTCGTCACCGTCTATGTCCTCTCCGGCCTGCTCGCAGCCTTCGCCGGGATCCTCGTCGCCGCCCGGTCACAGGCCAGCGACCCGCGCACCCTAGGCCTGCTGATGGAGCTTTCGGCCATCGCGGCCGTCGTCATCGGCGGAACATCGTTGAACGGCGGACGAGTCAGAGTCCTCGGCACCGTCGGGGGCGCACTGCTCATGCAGCTCATCGTCTCCACATTGGTCTCCCACAATGTTGCGGACTCCATCTCGCAGATGGTCCAGGCCGTCGTGATCGTCGTCGCGGTCGCACTCCAAGTCGGAAGGAGGAGAACATGACGAAGCCCGATCCCGTCGATGTGGTCTCTGCCAATCAGACCAATCGCTCACGCATCGAGATGCTGGCCAGACTGACGCAGCGCAACGGTGCACTGGCCATTCTGCTCGGACTCGTCGTGATCACATCAATCGCGTTTCCGTCATTCGCCTCGGTGGGGAATCTTTCCCAGATCGCCCTGCAGTCCGCTTTCCTCGCCCCCTTGGCTCTGGGTCTGACGTTCGTCATCTTCACCGGCGGTATCGATCTGTCCGTCGGATCGGTCTTCGCCCTCGGCGGCGTGCTTGCAGCCTGGGCTTCGCAGTACGGCTTCCTGGCTGCGGTGGTCCTCCCTCTCATCGTGTGCACTCTCATCGGGCTGATCCAGGGCGCCATCATCGCCGGCACATCGATCCCGGCGTTCATCGTCACCTTGGCCGGACTGCTGTTCGCCCGGGGCCTGCTGCTGGCACTGACCCAGGAGGGGTCTGAAACGTACAAGGTGCCCGCCGAGGCGGCTTTCCTCCAGCTCAGCCGCGGTTCGTTTCTGGGGTTGGGCTATCCGGTCTGGATCGTCGTGGTTCTCTTCGCCATCGGTGTCCTCGTCCTGCATCGGACCTCCTACGGCTCGACGCTGCTGGCGATCGGAGGTCAGCCCGATGCCGCTCGGCTGATGGGCCTGCCCGTGCTGCGCTCCACACTCATCGTCTACGCGGTCAGCGGCACGATGGCCGGTCTCGCCGGAGCCCTGACGGCCTCATATACGGCCTCCGGAGTCACAACGTTGGGTGTGGGCCTGGAGCTCACCGCCATCGCCGCTGTGGTTCTGGGAGGGACCCTGCTCACCGGGGGCGCTGGCACGGTCGTCGGTTCTCTGGTCGGTGTCACGCTGCTGCAGGTTGTCGCCAACCTCATCAACCGCCTCGGGCTGACGAATTCGAACTGGCAGGCCGTCGTCAACGGAGCTGTCCTCCTCGTCGTCGCGGTGGCGCAGGTTCTCCTCTCACGGGTCCAGGCGAAGGAGCGAGAGCGCAGGCGCGGAGGCGAGACCGAGGAGGGTGCCTCCGACACGCCGAGAGCAGAGCAGGGATCCCCGCCCACAAGCGAGCGATCATAAACAATCAAAACTTTTCATGTTCGATCACTGGTGATCGGACGATCTGTCCTCTAAAGTATCGATTTGAGGTGGCTTAACCACAAGGAGCCATTCACCGAAGACGCTGGAGGAACCTTGGAAGACATCCGTCTGGACGCCCAGTGGATCGACTATCTGCTGATCGCGATCTACTTCGTATTCGTTCTCGGAATCGGCTGGTTCGCCAAGCGCGGCATCTCCTCGAGCATCGAGTTCCTGCTCTCCGGGCGCAGCCTACCGGCCTGGGTGACGGCATTGGCCTTCGTCTCGGCCAACCTCGGTGCCGTCGAGATCATGGGTATGTCGGCCACCGGCGCGCAGTACGGCATGCCGACGATGCACTATTTCTGGATCGGTGCCGTCCCGGCGATGCTCTTCCTCGGTGTCGTCATGATGCCGTTCTACTACGGCTCGAAGGTCAGATCCGTCCCGGAGTTCATGCGCAGGCGCTTCGGCACCGGCGCCCACCTCGTCAACGCGCTGTCCTTCGCCGTCGCTCAGATCCTCATCGCCGGCGTCAATCTCTTCCTGCTCGGCACGATCGTCAATCGCCTCCTCGGCTGGCCGCTGTGGATCGCCCTGGTCGTCGCCGCCGCCATCGTCCTGTCCTACATCACGCTCGGCGGACTGACCGCTGCCATCTACAACGAGGTGCTGCAGTTCTTCGTCATCGTCGCAGCCCTGCTGCCGCTGACGATCATCGGCCTCAACCGCGTGGGCGGCTGGGACGGCCTCGTGGCGAAGGTCAGCAATGACGGCATGCTCGGGGCCGAGCAGCTCAGCAGCTGGCCAGGCGAGCAGCTCTCCGGTTTCTCCAACCCGGTGCTCTCGGTCGTCGGGATCGTCTTCGGGCTCGGCTTCGTGCTCTCCTTCGGCTACTGGACGACGAACTTCGTCGAGGTCCAGCGTGCCATGGCTTCGAAGAGCATCAACGCCGCGCGACTGACGCCGATCCTCGGTGCCTTCCCGAAGATGCTCATTCCGTTCATCGTCATCATCCCGGGAATGATCGCGGCAGTGCTCGTGACTCAGCTGACGAAGTTCAAGCAGATCGCGTCCAGCGTCGACGAGGCGACCGCTCAGGCCCAAACCGGTGTGACCTACAACGATGCGCTCCTGCTGCTCATGCGCGAGGTCCTGCCCAACGGCCTCCTCGGCGTGGCGATCGCCGGCCTGCTTGCCGCGTTCATGGCCGGAATGGCTGCCAACATCTCTGCGTTCAACACGGTCTTCAGCTACGACCTGTGGCAGCAGTACGTGGTCAAGGACCGGGAGGATTCCTACTACCTCAAGGTCGGTCGCTACGCCACGATCGGCGCCTGCATCGTCGCGATCTTCACCGCCCTCATCGCCGGCAACTTCGCCAACCTCATGGACTATCTGCAGACGCTGTTCGGCTTCTTCAATGCGCCGCTGTTCGCCACCTTCATCCTCGGTATGTTCTGGAAGCGCATGAGCCCCACTGCCGGTTGGGTCGGTCTGGTCGGCGGCACTCTCTCCGCCGTTGCCGTCTTCGTCCTCAGCGAGACCGGCGTGTTCGACCTGCCCGGCCAGGGTGCGGCATTCCTCGCCGCCAGCACGGCTTTCGTCGTCGACATCGTCCTCTCGGTGATCGTCACCTTCAGGACCACACCGAAGCCCGCCCATGAACTGCGAGGGCTCGTCTATTCGGAGACCCCGAAGACCGACTTCGAGGATCTGAACGAACCGAAGCCTCCGATCTGGAAACGCCCGGTGCCTGTCGCAGGCGTGGCACTGGTCCTCGTCATCATCCTCAACGTGGCCTTCGGCTGAAGGAGCAAGTGAGAACAATGAGCACAGCAAACGAACTGACCAAGACCGCAGGTGCCTTCGACATCCGTAACTTCATCGGGGTGCTGCTGGGGATCTTCGGGATCATCCTCACCATCGCCGGCGTCGTCGGCTACACCCCCGACGAGGCGGAGCGAACCGGCGGAATCGATGCCAACCTCTGGACCGGAATCGGCCTCATCCTCACCGCGGCATTCTTCCTCATCTGGGCCAAGCTGCGCCCGATTCGCATCATCGCCGATGACGCAGCTGAGGTGGCCGAGGTGGCCGACACGGATCCCC
Coding sequences within it:
- a CDS encoding ABC transporter permease, with amino-acid sequence MTTATATTSAPVKRSTSVRTWIASYGVYLALALLVIVNVIITPHFLTVSNLRLQLIQTAPVLIVALGMAMVIGTKGIDLSVGSVMALSAAVMPLYIGYGTLPAIIIGIVAGGLSGLMIGLLVSHFGLQPIVATLAVLIGGRGLANVIGGEIKNLSDPGLAVLGTGSLLGVPYSVLSAIVFVIVVGFFMRRTSFGVMIEAIGGNKRAAELAGIRIKSVLVTVYVLSGLLAAFAGILVAARSQASDPRTLGLLMELSAIAAVVIGGTSLNGGRVRVLGTVGGALLMQLIVSTLVSHNVADSISQMVQAVVIVVAVALQVGRRRT
- a CDS encoding ABC transporter permease; protein product: MTKPDPVDVVSANQTNRSRIEMLARLTQRNGALAILLGLVVITSIAFPSFASVGNLSQIALQSAFLAPLALGLTFVIFTGGIDLSVGSVFALGGVLAAWASQYGFLAAVVLPLIVCTLIGLIQGAIIAGTSIPAFIVTLAGLLFARGLLLALTQEGSETYKVPAEAAFLQLSRGSFLGLGYPVWIVVVLFAIGVLVLHRTSYGSTLLAIGGQPDAARLMGLPVLRSTLIVYAVSGTMAGLAGALTASYTASGVTTLGVGLELTAIAAVVLGGTLLTGGAGTVVGSLVGVTLLQVVANLINRLGLTNSNWQAVVNGAVLLVVAVAQVLLSRVQAKERERRRGGETEEGASDTPRAEQGSPPTSERS
- a CDS encoding sodium:solute symporter family protein; protein product: MEDIRLDAQWIDYLLIAIYFVFVLGIGWFAKRGISSSIEFLLSGRSLPAWVTALAFVSANLGAVEIMGMSATGAQYGMPTMHYFWIGAVPAMLFLGVVMMPFYYGSKVRSVPEFMRRRFGTGAHLVNALSFAVAQILIAGVNLFLLGTIVNRLLGWPLWIALVVAAAIVLSYITLGGLTAAIYNEVLQFFVIVAALLPLTIIGLNRVGGWDGLVAKVSNDGMLGAEQLSSWPGEQLSGFSNPVLSVVGIVFGLGFVLSFGYWTTNFVEVQRAMASKSINAARLTPILGAFPKMLIPFIVIIPGMIAAVLVTQLTKFKQIASSVDEATAQAQTGVTYNDALLLLMREVLPNGLLGVAIAGLLAAFMAGMAANISAFNTVFSYDLWQQYVVKDREDSYYLKVGRYATIGACIVAIFTALIAGNFANLMDYLQTLFGFFNAPLFATFILGMFWKRMSPTAGWVGLVGGTLSAVAVFVLSETGVFDLPGQGAAFLAASTAFVVDIVLSVIVTFRTTPKPAHELRGLVYSETPKTDFEDLNEPKPPIWKRPVPVAGVALVLVIILNVAFG